CCGAACACTTTCTAAAAAAGGAAAGTACAGTTTAGAAAAATTGCAAGAACGTTTTGCAACTAATGAAGTGGTTTATAATTTAGAAAATGTCAAGGATAGATATGAGGAAGAAAAAATCAAAAAGGAAGAGGATTTTGAACTGAAAATCACAATTGAGCCGTGGCAGATTACACACTTGACTGCAACATCAATTCATATTCCCATTACATTTGGATTAGATCGCAAAGGTACCGTTTCAATCCCTTCTCGAATGCTGGATCAAAATGATAATGGTAGCTTTACTGCATATTTGAAGAGAAATGATTTTTTCTATTTTTTAAACGCAGACCATTCAGAACAAAACCGTTTCATCAAAGGAACAACTTTGATAAAACAGTTAGCTGCTCAAAATGGCGAGTTGATTTTGACAAAAAATAAGAATATCTCAAAGTTAGATCGTTTGGTGGAAGAGTTTAATTTCTTAGCGATTAACCAAGTTTCTAATTTCAAGCAGTTTGAAATTCTAGAAGGACAGTTTTTAGCTCAGTTGTCTGAAACGGATCAGACACTAGAGAGCCTGGATAACAAAATCGTTTATTTGAATAAACTATTAGGAGCTTTATTAGATTATCAAAATGAGCTTGTCCCATCTCAAGTATCATTGCACCTTTTAGATACTTCTAAAATTAATAAAGAGATGGCTCCGGACAGTCTTCGAAAAGAAATCAAAGAGCTCCAAATCGAACGCTCAACATTGCAAGAACATAGAGATCGTATTGTAACAGACTATGATTTTGCGAATGAGATGAAACAGCGTTATAATGCAAACAGGAAACAGTCGCAAACTCGCTTATAATCATTGCCTTTGTAAAAGGAGAATAATTTTCAGAAAATATTTTCAAAAACAGTTAAATTTTATAAAATAAAGTATGGTTAGATTTGATGAAAGAACTTTTATGGATGAGATGGCACGACTACGTGAGAAAGAATTTCTTAAACGTGTCAAAGCATATGACGATAGTGTTGCAACTAACATGATACAACATGGTTATAAACGAGTAGATAGCAGTGAGCGAACCGTGCTCTTTACTTTTGGAGAAATGACCTTCTCACGAAACAGATGGCGAAAAGGGAAAAAGACGCGTTATCCCGTCGATGAGTGGTTGGGATTAAAACCCTATATACGCTATTCTCCCGAACTTATTCTTCACATGGCTAAGCACGCTTCCAAATTGTCCTATCGGGAAGTTTGTCGAACGATTCAGACAGCTTATGATTTGCTCGTGACAAAGGATGCTGTCTTAAAAGCAGTTAAAGTAGCTGGTCGTCTTTTTTCAGAGAGGGAACAATATCGCTTTTTGCTCGAAAAAGAGCAACCGCAAAAAATCCAAGCAGACAAAATCTACTTGGAAGGGGATGGCGTGATGGTGAAAACAACCTCTGGTGGTGACGAACGTCACAATACCGATTTGGCTCATTTTCTCGTCCATACAGGGACTAAAAAGGTAGGTAAAAACCGTTATATCCTACAAAATAAACATGAAATCATTCATACAAACTATGAGACGGCTAGAGAAGAGCTACTGGATTATCTCTATAACCACTTTGAAATTACGGATAAAACGATTCTGATTACTAATTCAGATAACGGAAAGGGCTATACCAAACGAGTCTTTCAAGAAATTAAGAAGTCTTTAGGGATTAAACATCATGAACATTTTTGGGATGCTTACCACCTAAATGAACAACTTGAAACCTTCCTAAAGCCTTACCCTTATTCCTTGCAAGTGCTAGCTTTTAAGGCTATTCAGACATATCAAAAACCTCTCCTTCAGTCAGTATTTGATACTGTAGAGTCACTTATTCAAAGCGATGAGGAGTATGATCGGTTTCATACTTTCCGTCAAAAACTTTTTAACCATTTCAAAGAAACAAAACCACCCAAATTAAGAGGCTTATCCTCACAAGGGATTGGTGTTATGGAAAGTCAGCACAGGAAGGTTACATATAGGATGAAGCACCGAGGGATGTATTGGTCAGTAAAGGGGGCTTGTGCTATGGCTAAGATGATTCTCTTAGAACGAATGGATCAGCTAGAGGAGTTGTTTTTTGGAGATTGGCGAAGAGAATATCAGTATTATCAAGGAAATAGATTGAGTGCTGGTAGTCTGGTTAACCATTATCCCCATAAAGCCGTCATTAGGAAAAAAGGATATTTTGGTAAGTTATAGTTATAATTAGGGATACATAAGAACCGCTAAAAAAAGGGATTTTTAGGGTCTTTTTGTCGTACTTTCTCTTGCTTTTTTGTGTAATCTATGGTACAATATATTTATTAAAAACGAAAAAGGTGTAGAAGCGTGAACTTCTACACCACCGATTAAGACAAAACGGAACTTTGCTTAATCAGTCAAACAGTATTGTACCATACAAAGAACAATATCGTCAAGACTGGAGCAGAGAAAAAACTTTGTTTCAGTTTTTTTCTGACAAAAACCTAATGTTTTCTTAGGTTATAAGGGTTAGTTAGACTTTCCCAAAAATTTAGACACAAACAGAACTTCATTTGGAATTGAAGAACTAAGCCTATTTGTGATAAAATAAGAAGATGGTTGTTTTTCGGTTATGCTGAAAAACAAAAGAAGAGAAAGGAAACAGAGATGAAAATTACTCAAGAGGAAGTAACGCATGTTGCTCACTTGTCAAAACTAGCTTTTTCACCTGAAGAAACAGCAGAATTTGCGACAACTTTGTCAAAAATTGTGGACATGGTGGAGCTACTAAATGAGGTTGATACGACTGGTGTGCCTTTTACATCAAATGTTGCAGAAAATGTCAACTATATGCGTGAAGATGTAGCAGTTGCAGGTTGGAATCGAGAAGAACTTTTCCAAAATGTACCTGAAAAAGAGCGAGGCTATATCAAAGTGCCTGCTATTCTAGATGACGGAGGAGACGCCTAATGATTTTGAATCAAAAAACAATTGAAGAATTGCATAATCTCCTTGTCAAAAAGGAACTTTCCGCAGTTGAGCTGACGAAAGCTACTCTGGAAGATATGAAAAGTCGAGAAAGTTCCGTTGATAGCTTTATTACGATTAGTGAAGAAGAAGCCTTGGCGCAAGCAGCAGCAGTAGACGCGAAGGGAATTGATGCAGATAATTTTATGAGCGGGATTCCACTAGCTGTTAAGGACAATATTTCTACTAAGGGGATTCTGACGACAGCTGCGTCAAAAATTCTTTACAATTATAAGCCAATTTTTGATGCAACTAGTGTCGAAAAGCTTTATGAAAAAGATATGATTGTCATTGGTAAGACCAATATGGACGAATTTGCCATGGGTGGCTCTAGTGAAAATTCTTATTTTAAGACTACGAAAAATGCTTGGGATGCTACCAAAGTTCCCGGTGGTTCATCTGGTGGTTCAGCGACAGCAGTTGCTTCTGGTCAGGTTCGCTTGTCTCTAGGTTCTGATACCGGTGGTTCTATCCGACAACCAGCTTCCTTTAACGGAGTGGTCGGACTGAAGCCAACTTATGGGCGTGTTTCTCGTTTTGGACTCATTGCCTTTGGTAGCTCGTTGGATCAAATTGGACCATTTTCTCGGACGGTCAAAGAAAACGCTCAGCTTTTGGGCGTAATTGCAGGCAATGACAAAAAAGACTCAACTTCTTCTCAACGAACTGTTCCTGATTTCACTAGTAAGATTGGTCAAGATATTAAAGGATTGAAAATTGCTCTTCCAAAAGAATATATGGGTGAAGGGATTGATGAAAAAGTCAAGGAACGCATTTTAGCGGCTGCCAAGCATTTGGAAAGTCTGGGAGCGATTGTTGAAGAAGTTAGCCTGCCCCACAGCAAATATGGGGTAGCGGTTTACTATATCATCGCTTCTTCTGAAGCCAGTTCCAACTTGCAACGTTTCGACGGGATTCGTTATGGCTATCGGGCAGAAGAGATTGAAAACTTAGAGGACGTCTATGTCAAGTCTCGTAGTCAAGGTTTCGGTGAGGAAGTGAAGCGCCGGATTATGCTCGGAACGTTTAGTCTATCTTCTGGTTATTACGATGCTTATTTCAAGAAAGCAGGTCAAGTTCGGACGCTCATTATGCAGGATTTTGCCAAGGTATTTGAAAAGTATGACTTGATTTTAGGACCAACTGCACCGACGGTTGCTTACGACTTAGGAACTCAAAGTCACGATCCAGTAGCCATGTATTTGGCTGACCTTTTGACAATTCCGGTCAATTTGGCAGGGCTTCCTGGTATCTCCATTCCAGCAGGCTTTGCGGATGGTCTGCCGGTTGGGCTGCAATTGATTGGAAATCATTTTGATGAAGAGACGATTTACCAAGTAGCAGCTGCTTTTGAAGCAACGACAGACTACCACAAGCAAAAACCAGTCATTTTTGGAGGTGAAAAATAATGAACTTTGAAACGATTATTGGACTGGAAGTCCACGTTGAATTAAAAACAAATTCAAAAATTTTCTCACCAGCACCGGCTCATTTCGGGGAAGATCCAAATACCAACACCAATATCATTGACTGGTCTTTCCCAGGTGTCCTGCCAGTGATGAACAAGGGAGTTATTGATTACGGTATTAAGGCTGCTCTGGCACTCAATATGGATATTCATCAAAAGATGCACTTTGATCGCAAGAATTATTTCTATCCAGACAATCCGAAAGCTTACCAAATCTCTCAATTTGACGAGCCGATTGGCTACAATGGCTGGATTGAGATTGAACTAGAAGACGGTACGACTAAGAAAATTCGCATTGAGCGGGCTCATTTGGAAGAGGACGCTGGCAAGAACACTCATGGCAGCGATGGTTATTCTTATGTTGACCTTAATCGTCAAGGGGTGCCTTTGATTGAGATTGTTTCAGAAGCTGATATGCGCAGTCCAGAAGAGGCTTATGCTTACTTAACGGCGCTCAAAGAAATTATCCAGTATACGGGTATTTCTGACGTCAAAATGGAAGAAGGCTCCATGCGCGTGGATGCCAATATTTCTATTCGTCCTTATGGTCAAGAAGAGTTTGGAACCAAGACAGAACTAAAAAATCTTAATTCCTTCAATTTTGTTCGCAAGGGCTTGGCTTTTGAGGAAAAACGTCAGGCTGAGATTTTGCGTAGCGGTGGACAGATTCGTCAAGAAACTCGCCGTTACGATGAAGCAACAGGCGAAACTCTTTTGATGCGGGTTAAAGAAGGTTCGGCAGATTATCGTTATTTCCCAGAGCCTGACCTACCAATTTTTGAGATTGATGATAGTTGGATTGAGGCAGTGCGCTCAGATTTACCAGCCTTTCCAAAAGAACGTCGGGCTAAGTACAAGGCAGATTTTGGATTGTCAGACTATGATGCCAAGCAATTAACAGCAACGAAGAACATCTCAGATTTCTTTGAAGCTGCAGTGACAGCGGGCGGAGACGCAAAATCTGTGTCAAACTGGCTCCAAGGTGAGGTCGCTCAGTACCTCAATGCGGAAGGTAAAACCATTGAAGAAATCGATTTGACACCAGTCAACTTGACTGAAATGTTGAGTTTGGTGGCAGACGGTACGATTTCCTCTAAAATTGCCAAAAAAGTCTTTGTTCATTTGGCGAAAAATGGTGGTTCAGCCAAGGAATACGTTGAAAAAGCTGGCTTGGTGCAGATTTCTGATCCAGCGCAGCTATTGCCAATCATTCAGGACGTTTTTGCTAACAATGAAAAAGCCATCAACGACTACAAGGGTGGTAACAAAAATGCAGCCAAATCCCTGATTGGTCAGCTCATGAAAGCTACCAAAGGTCAAGCCAATCCACAAGTAGCTCAAAAACTGCTTAATGAGGAATTGGCGAAGTTGTAAAATCTAAAAAATCAGTCGTTTTGGCTGATTTTTTGTGCTATAATCATAAAATGGAAAAGTTTAGGGGTAAGATATGTCAAAAATAGCAAAGGGCACCATTTTAACGTTAATAGCGGGAATTGCATGGGGATTATCTGGGACGAGCGGACAATACTTGATGGCGCATGGATTTCCAGTTTTAGTTTTAACGAATGTTCGACTTCTAATCGCAGGGGCTTTGTTGGTATTGTATATGTTGCTAACTAATCGTAGAAAATTGGTTGAAATGATAAAAGACCGAAAAGCAATGATGTCTTTGGCACTGTTTGCTTTGTTAGGATTGTTGCTCAATCAATTTGCTTATTTAAAGTCTATTTATGAAAGCAATGCAGGAACGGCAACCGTTTTACAA
This Streptococcus anginosus DNA region includes the following protein-coding sequences:
- a CDS encoding helical hairpin domain-containing protein, which translates into the protein MVVTKVIQIKSSKNLKRAINYITRDDATLIHDNGSQKEEDVFSYELVNNQVMKRLVAGHHLTDISDVDMIYEDFILLKQSVDAFYDNEVLSDLKNDNRVLAHHVIQSFSPEDHLTPEQVNEIGRKTALELTGGHYQFVIATHVDKGHLHNHIIFNTTNEVTLKKFRWQKNTARNLFQISNKHAEVYGAKILKPKMRNSYTDYSAWRRKNNFRVEIKERLDFLMKHSLDQKDFFQKARALDLRIDTSGKYVTYQLTDQPQQRPVRDRTLSKKGKYSLEKLQERFATNEVVYNLENVKDRYEEEKIKKEEDFELKITIEPWQITHLTATSIHIPITFGLDRKGTVSIPSRMLDQNDNGSFTAYLKRNDFFYFLNADHSEQNRFIKGTTLIKQLAAQNGELILTKNKNISKLDRLVEEFNFLAINQVSNFKQFEILEGQFLAQLSETDQTLESLDNKIVYLNKLLGALLDYQNELVPSQVSLHLLDTSKINKEMAPDSLRKEIKELQIERSTLQEHRDRIVTDYDFANEMKQRYNANRKQSQTRL
- a CDS encoding ISLre2 family transposase is translated as MVRFDERTFMDEMARLREKEFLKRVKAYDDSVATNMIQHGYKRVDSSERTVLFTFGEMTFSRNRWRKGKKTRYPVDEWLGLKPYIRYSPELILHMAKHASKLSYREVCRTIQTAYDLLVTKDAVLKAVKVAGRLFSEREQYRFLLEKEQPQKIQADKIYLEGDGVMVKTTSGGDERHNTDLAHFLVHTGTKKVGKNRYILQNKHEIIHTNYETAREELLDYLYNHFEITDKTILITNSDNGKGYTKRVFQEIKKSLGIKHHEHFWDAYHLNEQLETFLKPYPYSLQVLAFKAIQTYQKPLLQSVFDTVESLIQSDEEYDRFHTFRQKLFNHFKETKPPKLRGLSSQGIGVMESQHRKVTYRMKHRGMYWSVKGACAMAKMILLERMDQLEELFFGDWRREYQYYQGNRLSAGSLVNHYPHKAVIRKKGYFGKL
- the gatC gene encoding Asp-tRNA(Asn)/Glu-tRNA(Gln) amidotransferase subunit GatC; this translates as MKITQEEVTHVAHLSKLAFSPEETAEFATTLSKIVDMVELLNEVDTTGVPFTSNVAENVNYMREDVAVAGWNREELFQNVPEKERGYIKVPAILDDGGDA
- the gatA gene encoding Asp-tRNA(Asn)/Glu-tRNA(Gln) amidotransferase subunit GatA; amino-acid sequence: MILNQKTIEELHNLLVKKELSAVELTKATLEDMKSRESSVDSFITISEEEALAQAAAVDAKGIDADNFMSGIPLAVKDNISTKGILTTAASKILYNYKPIFDATSVEKLYEKDMIVIGKTNMDEFAMGGSSENSYFKTTKNAWDATKVPGGSSGGSATAVASGQVRLSLGSDTGGSIRQPASFNGVVGLKPTYGRVSRFGLIAFGSSLDQIGPFSRTVKENAQLLGVIAGNDKKDSTSSQRTVPDFTSKIGQDIKGLKIALPKEYMGEGIDEKVKERILAAAKHLESLGAIVEEVSLPHSKYGVAVYYIIASSEASSNLQRFDGIRYGYRAEEIENLEDVYVKSRSQGFGEEVKRRIMLGTFSLSSGYYDAYFKKAGQVRTLIMQDFAKVFEKYDLILGPTAPTVAYDLGTQSHDPVAMYLADLLTIPVNLAGLPGISIPAGFADGLPVGLQLIGNHFDEETIYQVAAAFEATTDYHKQKPVIFGGEK
- the gatB gene encoding Asp-tRNA(Asn)/Glu-tRNA(Gln) amidotransferase subunit GatB yields the protein MNFETIIGLEVHVELKTNSKIFSPAPAHFGEDPNTNTNIIDWSFPGVLPVMNKGVIDYGIKAALALNMDIHQKMHFDRKNYFYPDNPKAYQISQFDEPIGYNGWIEIELEDGTTKKIRIERAHLEEDAGKNTHGSDGYSYVDLNRQGVPLIEIVSEADMRSPEEAYAYLTALKEIIQYTGISDVKMEEGSMRVDANISIRPYGQEEFGTKTELKNLNSFNFVRKGLAFEEKRQAEILRSGGQIRQETRRYDEATGETLLMRVKEGSADYRYFPEPDLPIFEIDDSWIEAVRSDLPAFPKERRAKYKADFGLSDYDAKQLTATKNISDFFEAAVTAGGDAKSVSNWLQGEVAQYLNAEGKTIEEIDLTPVNLTEMLSLVADGTISSKIAKKVFVHLAKNGGSAKEYVEKAGLVQISDPAQLLPIIQDVFANNEKAINDYKGGNKNAAKSLIGQLMKATKGQANPQVAQKLLNEELAKL